The Mycobacteriales bacterium nucleotide sequence CTGCACACGCGCCTCGACGGTGGCGATCACCCCCGAGATGCCGGGGGCGAAGACGAAAACGGTGGCGACCTGCAGGACCTGCACCGCGGGGTCGGGCAACGGGTTCATCGTTGCCCCAGCGTCACGGCAACCCGAGCACACGTGCCACCGGGGGCCCCTACCAGCACCGCGACCTCCACCTTCCCGCGACCACGCCCGAGGTGTCGTCGCGTCCGGTAGAGGCCATCAGCGGCGCCCCGCAGTTGTGGCGAGCCTCATCGCCAAGGACTTGCATTGTGCCGGCTGCCGGAGCGCCCGGCAAGTCGGCACGCCGACCTTACCTCGGTGCGGGGTGCCGGCCGGTTGGCGGGCGCTATCGTGGTGTCGCGTTCTGCGGCGGAGGGGCCCGCCTCGACTGCGGCGCCTCGCGCCGCCAACGGTCCCTACCGAGTTCGAGAGGTGGGACAAAGCCGTGCCGCGACGCGTGCACATCCGGTCGTCCGTCGCCGACGTCGAAACCAGTGCCCAGCCGCACAGGCCACGCCACCGGCACCGGTTCCCCCCCGACGTGATCGCGGCGATCGCGGCTGGCGGCGCGCTCGGGGGTGTGAGTCGGTACGGCATCGCCCGTCTGCTGCCGACTCCGGACGGGCGGTTTCCCTGGGCGACGTTCATCGTGAACGTGGCCGGGTCGTGCGTGCTGGCCGGGCTGCTGGTGCTGATCTTCGAACGTTGGCCACCGACCCGCTACCTTCGCCCGTTCGCCGCGGTCGGTTTCATCGGGGCGTTCACGACCTTCAGCACGTGGATCATCCAGACCGACCAGCTGGCCCGCGACGGTCATGTCGGGCTGGCCGTCGGTTACCTGCTCGGGAGCCTGCTCGCCGGGCTGTCCGGCAGCTCGCTCGGTCTGGTCGTCGGCCGGGCCATGGCCGGACTGCGCCCGCCGTCCCGGTCGACTGCAGACTAGCCAGCGTGGCCGATCACGCGCGCCCGCACAGGAGGGAGCACAGCTGATGCGTCTTCGAGGGTCGGCACAGCGGCTCACCGTGTTCCTCGGCGAGTCCGATGCCTGGCACCATCGCCCGCTCTACGTCGAGATCGTGCGCCGAGCCCACCAGGCGGGACTGGCCGGCGCCAGTGTCTTCCGCGGGGTGGAGGGATTCGGTGTGTCGAATCACATCCACACGCACCGGATTCTGAGCCTGTCCGAACACCTGCCCGTGGTCGTCGTCATCGTCGATACCGCGGAACGTATCGCCGACTTCCTCCCGCAACTCGACGAAGTGATCACGGAGGGACTCGTTGTGCTGGACGACGTGGACGTGCTGCGCTACGACGACGAGGACGCGGAGCTCGAGAAGCGGTGACTTTCCTCTACGTTGCCTTGGCCTCGGCGGCCGGCGCCCCCTGGCGCTACGTCGTCGACCAACTCATCCAGGGCCGCTTCGAGGGCGCCTTCCCGCTCGGCACCTTCGTCATCAACATCTCGGGTGCATTCCTGCTGGGCCTGCTGACCGGCCTGGTGAGCAGCCACATCCTGCCCGAGCTGACCGCCACCATCGCGGGCACTGGGGCGCTGGGCGCCTACACGACGTTTTCCACCCTCACCTGGGAGTCGCTGCGCCTGCTCGAGGACGGGGCGGTGTGGGAAGCCGCGGTCAACGTCGGCGCATCGGTCGTCGTCGGGCTGCTGGTCGGTGCGGCCGGACTGGCGCTGGGCCTTGCGCTCGGCTAGCGCCTGGCCGGGCGCAAGGCCTAGCATCGCCGCCGTGG carries:
- a CDS encoding DUF190 domain-containing protein; translated protein: MRLRGSAQRLTVFLGESDAWHHRPLYVEIVRRAHQAGLAGASVFRGVEGFGVSNHIHTHRILSLSEHLPVVVVIVDTAERIADFLPQLDEVITEGLVVLDDVDVLRYDDEDAELEKR
- a CDS encoding CrcB family protein, whose product is MPRRVHIRSSVADVETSAQPHRPRHRHRFPPDVIAAIAAGGALGGVSRYGIARLLPTPDGRFPWATFIVNVAGSCVLAGLLVLIFERWPPTRYLRPFAAVGFIGAFTTFSTWIIQTDQLARDGHVGLAVGYLLGSLLAGLSGSSLGLVVGRAMAGLRPPSRSTAD
- a CDS encoding CrcB family protein, with the translated sequence MTFLYVALASAAGAPWRYVVDQLIQGRFEGAFPLGTFVINISGAFLLGLLTGLVSSHILPELTATIAGTGALGAYTTFSTLTWESLRLLEDGAVWEAAVNVGASVVVGLLVGAAGLALGLALG